From Pseudomonas hormoni:
CAACAAACGCTACAAGGAAATGTCGGGCGATATCAACGAACTGGAAAAAGGCGTCAACAAACAAGTCGCCGCCTATTTACGACAAGGCCGCGCCGGTCATGTGGACTGCACCCTGAGCTGGCTCGGCGAGTGGGCCAAGGCGCAGGCGCTGCTGAGTACCACCTACACCCATACCGGCAAGTCGATGCGCAAATGGGCGCTGGGCAGTATTTCTTCGGCGTATCTGCGGCTCAAGTTTTCGCGTTCGCAGCCATTGAGGGGCCGCGAGGCGCAGACCCGGCCTATCGAGGCCTGGATCGGCAAGGTTGCCGAACAGGTGGTGCGCGATTGGCGTGACCAGCCGCTGGACCGGCTCAACAACCACCAATATTGGGCGGCATGGTCCGTCATGGCGGCCTCGGTGGTGGTTGATCGACGCGATCTGTTCGACTGGTCGGTTGCGCAGTTTCGCATCGGCGCGTCCCAGGTTAATGCAGACGGCTATCTGCCCAACGAACTGGGCCGCGACACCCGCGCTCTGGCTTACCACAACTACGCGATGGGGCCGCTGATGATGATCGCGTCCTTCGCCCAGGCCAACGGCGTCGACCTGCGCGAAGAAAACAACGGCGCCATGCGGCGTCTGGCAGCGCGGGTGGAAGAAGGCATCAAGGACCCAGGTTTGTTTGAACGCAAAACCGGCTACAAGCAGGCACTTGAGGACCTCAACGAGGACGGCAAGTTTGCCTGGCTGGAACCTTACTGCGCGCTGTACGACTGCTCGGCGGAAACCAACCGCTGGCGCCAGTCAGTCGAACCGATGAAAAACTACCGCCTGGGCGGCGACATCACCCAGCTCTTTGCTGACCAGAAGGAATAACTGCATCAGCCGATGCGGCCATTCTGAATCGGGCTTGTGTTTTGAATAATGGAAGGCAGTCCTTCGCTGTGCGAAGCGCCTTCATGTCGATTGATGAAGGTGCGGGAGGTAAGAGAAATGATTCCAGTCATTCTGTCCGGCGGCAGTGGTTCGCGGTTGTGGCCGCTGTCGCGCAAGTTGTACCCAAAACAATTCCTGAGTCTGGCCGGCGAAGGATCGCTGTTTCAGCAAACCCTGCAACGCCTGGCGTTCGATGGCATCGGTAAGCCGATCGTGGTCTGTAATCAGGAGCATCGCTTCCTCGTCAATGAGCAGCTCGCCGCCATCGGCTGTACGCCGCAGGCGATCCTGCTCGAACCCTTCGGCCGCAACACCGCGCCGGCGGTGGCACTGGCGGCCCTCAAACTGATCGCCGAAGGCCGCGACGAGCTCATGTTGGTGCTGCCTGCCGACCATGTGATCAGCGACGTTCCCGCCTTGCGCGCCACACTGGCAAACGCGCAGGAGGAAGCGCTCAGAGGCAACCTCGTGCTGTTCGGCATTCCGGCAACGCGTCCGGAAACCGGCTTCGGCTACATCAAGGCCGACTGCGGTGATGCCGGCGCCAGTGCTTTCAAGGTCGAAAAATTTATCGAGAAACCCGACGCGCAAACCGCCGCCGAATTTGTCCGCTCCGGCGAGTACTTCTGGAACAGCGGCATGTTCCTGTTCCGTGCCAGCCGCTATCTCGAAGAGCTGCGCACTCACGAACCGGACATGTACGAGAACTGCGTGCTCGCCCTGGAGCGTAGCCCCAGCAGCGAAGGCGTGACCAGCATCGATCGGGCCACCTTCGAATGCTGCCCGGACAACTCCATCGACTACGCGGTAATGGAGCACACCAACCGTGCCTGGGTTGTCCCGCTGAGCGCTGGCTGGAGTGATGTCGGTTGCTGGTCTTCGCTATGGGATGTGCACGACAAGGACGGCGATGGAAATGTGCTCAAGGGCGATGTCGTCAGCTACAACAGCCGCAGTTGCTACGTACATGGCAGTAGCAAACTGGTGACCCTGCTCGGGGTGGAAAATCTGGTCGTGATAGAAACCGAGGATGCACTGATGGTCGCGCACCGCGACACCGTGCAAGACGTGAAAAAACTGGTGAATGCGCTCGACGCCCAAAATCGCTCGGAAACCCAGAACAACTGCGCGGTGTATCGTCCCTGGGGCAGTTACCACTCGGTGGACAACGGCATCCGCCACCAGGTCAAGCACATCACCGTGAAACCCGGCGCTCAACTGTCCCTGCAAATGCATCACCACCGCGCCGAGCACTGGATCGTGGTCTCCGGCACCGCCCAGGTGACGTGCAACGACAAGGTCTTCCTGCTCACTGAAAACCAGTCCACCTACCTCCCGATCGCATCGGTACATCGCCTGGCCAACCCCGGAAAAATCCCGTTGGAAGTCATCGAAGTGCAGACCGGCAGCTACCTGGGCGAGGACGATATCAAGCGTCTGGAAGATGTGTACGGCAGGAACCAGGAGGTCAAGAGCTGAGCCAGCTTTGACGTGTATACCGGACGAGGAAGAAACGCGGGCCTGGAGACACACGTGGACTACATTGCGCAGCGAATCATCGAGGTGATTCATAGCGCTGTGTAATCTGAGGACAGGCGGATACGAGGTTGTGTCCGCCTACATCACATCCTGTGGGAGCGAGCCTGCTCGCGATGACGCCCTGACATACACAATCGATGTCGACCATCACAACTCTCCCGAGCAAACCGCTAACGCCTCGCCCTCCCCCACAAAACCTCAAAATTTAATGAACCCCACCTACGCCCACCCACCTAACTGAATGACTATCAGGAGGTGACTCATGCAAACCGAAACCATCTGGATCGTACTCGCAGCAGTTCTTGTGCTGGTCGAGCTATGGGCAATCAACAAAGTACGCAAAGCCGAAGGCAAATCCAGCAACAAACTCGTATGGATGGTGGTCATCGTGTTTGTGCCGCTGTTCGGGCTGATCGCATGGGCATTGGCCGGCCCCAAACACACCGATCCGAATCCGCATTCGCCGCAGGCTCGCCAATGACGCCGGACAATCCGCGCCAACGATTTAGAAACCGCACAATTTGAAACGACAAAGCCCCGATGATTCGGGGCTTTGTCATTTCTGGCCGGATAGCTTGAATGATCAGCCGCCACTCAATCCGCGTAGGAGCTGCCGAAGGCTGCGATCTTTCAATCTTCAGCTCCGAAAATCTCGTAGGAAACCGCCTTTTGTGGCGAGGGAGCTTGCTCCCGCTGGGCTGCGCAGCAGCCCCAAACCTTGCCGTACTTTTAAACATCAACGCATCCCCTGTAGCAGCTAGCGAAGCCTGCGTTTGGCTGCGCAGCAACCGTAAATCCAGGGTGCAAGGCTCATCTGTCACACCGCGACTTCTGATCATGTAACTGATAAGCAGCCAAACGCAGGCTCCGCCAGCTACTACAGAAAACCGACTGTCGTCCTACACACCCGTTTGCAGACAGCAAAGCCGCCACTTATAGTTTGCTCCGTCGCTAACAGCAGTTAGCGGCAGGGATTCGCAGCCCTAAAAAGAAGACACCAAATACCGCCAGCCACGCCACTGACAATTTCCCTCTGTGATTGGTATGACGGATGTAATTCATCTTTCTAGGACTGAAACCATGACAACCCAACACCCGCCTCGCCGCTTCACCCCCATGTCCCAATTCGCCACCGACTACCCCGTCCTCCTCATCGACAGCGACGCCCCCATCCGCGAACTGCACAACTGCGTCAGCGAACGCCTCAACGCCGTCCTCAAATATCTCAACCTCATGGCCTGCACCAGCCTGCCGGACTACGCCGAAAACGACATCAACACCGTCACCAACATCGCCCGGATCATGGTGCAGGACGTGAGCGATGTGTTTCGGGTGATTGAGCAGCGGGGATTTGATACATCCAAAGGTCAATGAACGAACTTCACACAAAAACCCGCGTTAATGCGGGTTTTTGTTAGTCCTGGCTACAGAATCTACTTTGTGCGCACCGGGATGACCGACTACACGATGCTTACTGGAAGCGAAAAAACGGATCAGGCGCGGGGCATCAAACGAGCTAAACAGATCCTCGATGCCATGAAGGGTAAATGACATGAGCGAAACGAAATTCAATCCCGAGGATATGCCTATCCTCAATCTCGACATTTCTGGCACAAGTCGTCACGAAGCTTCCCGCTTCCTCGACAGCCCGGAAATAATGGCGGCTTACATTGCTGAAAGTATGAAGGCAGGTGACACGGCGCTGGTTCATGCGCTGGGTGAGGTTGCAAAAGCTATAGGCGTAAATAAAGTCGCCCAGCAAGCTGGGGTCAACCGCGAAAGCCTTTATAAGGTGCTTAAAGGCGGAACGAAAACGCGTTTTGAGACAATCAGGAAGCTGATGACAGCGATAGGCCTGGAACTCACCGTACGCCCAATGGCGACGCCAGCCGCAGCCCCAAGCAAGCCCAGACCTGCTCCAGGAAAATCCGCCGCCCGGCCTGCTGCTGGCAAACCGAAGTCCAAAGTTGCTACCAAACCTGTCCCAGCCTGAACCGGCTGGTTGTTCCCAGGTTTCGATAAAAAAGGTGACAGTTCTATTTATTCAAATAGATCTGTCACCTTTTTTCCGTCACAAACCCCACGAACAGAATATTTCATCACCTCAGGATCGCTCAGAATATCCGTCAATGCGGGCAGATCTTGCCGCGATATTGGCCGTCCGATTAGCCTCAGTGTTTCAAATAAGTGCACCCGCTCCTCCTTGTGCATAACGTTAAATTAAGGGGTGCGCTACTTCTGGCTAAGTGCCGCGATGGACAGGCCCGACACGACAAAAGTCAAACCGGCCCCCACATTCAGGCCGTTGACCAGCCGCGGCCGTTGCCGAATATGGCTCGACAGGCCGGTAGCAAATATTCCCATCAGCGCGAAACCCACGGTCGTCAGTGCGGCAAACCATACCCCATACACCAGCATCTGAAGGGTGACGGAGCCCAATTGCGGGTTGACGAACTGGGGAATGAACGCCAGGACGAACAACCCCGGTTTCGGATTGAGCGCCGCAGAAAGAAAGCCGGTGAGGAAGATGCTGCGCAGCGACTGATTGGCTGTTGGGATGAAGTTGATCAGGCTGCGGGTACGTAAAACCTTGATGCCCAGCCAAAGCAGATAACCCGCCCCGATCACCTTGACGATCCAGAACGCGACTACCGACGTTTGCATAAGCAGAGTCAATCCCAAGGAGGCGGTCGTCACGTGAAACAGGATCCCTGTGCCCGAAGCCAGTCCTGACACGAAAGCGGCCATACGACCCTGGCTGAGCCCTCTGCCAATCGCCAGCAGGTTGTCCGGCCCGGGTGATACAACCAGCAAGATGCAGGCTGCGGTATAGGCAAACCAGGTATTCATTGGGAACACGGTCACTCTCCTTATGCGCGATAGCGGAATCCATCCTCATGTCGACCGCAACTCTAGCCTGGATGTCGCAGACAGCGCTATTCGAGACATCGATATCAACCAGACGAGATAAACGGTCGCTTTCTGGCAATGATTGAATCGCCCACGTTTCTGTAGACAGCTTTGAGCGGCTGCTTTTGGCCGTTTTCTGCCTGTTTGGGTCGAAAGCTGCTTGCTCCGCTATTGCAGCGGAACATACACATCTGTTTGCCATTGATCCTGTGGTGTCTCAGGATGGACGCTCAGGTAATTGAAGAATAGCGGCTGGTCACGAAGTTCCTCACCACTGGCAGGAAGCCAATCGCGGTAAATCGGATAGATCGTTTCACCGATGTGATCCGGTGACCCTGCGTGTCGCACCACGACGTAGCGACCGGCAGGAATGATGATCTCGTGCACGCCGAACTCATTCGGCGCCACGGCCTCGTGAATCTCGCCGCAGATTGCGAAGCGGAATGCTTGTGGAGGTGTCGTATCGGGGTTGCTATAGGGAATGCCAAAGGTGCGACTCGATGCCACCGGCGACTGTCCGCTCTGCATACGCCACTCGATGAACGTGCGCACGCTCTCATTGACGAGCCCGGCTGGTCCGCAGTGGTCAAGCGCTGCTACCTTGACTTCAGGGAAATCTATGATTCGTACTTGCATGATGATAGTCCTGGAAAAGTGAGGGATTGCGAATACCGCATTCCAGACCTGCCAGTTCGGTTCCTTCCTGAACGCACTCGGCGTCATACCGAACGCCCGCCTGAACGCCCTGCAAAATGCCTCGGGACTTTCAAAGCCGGCACCGAGTGCGGCGTCCAGTACCGAGTGATCAGCGAGGGCGGCTAGCCTATGTGCCGCGCGTCGTAGTCGCATCAGTTGCACATAACGTGAGACAGGCACTCCTACGAACGCGGTGAATTGTCGATGGAAGTGAAACGCCGAAAAGTTCGCCACATGGCTCAACGTCTTCACCGACAGGTCACCTTCAAGATTGGCATCAATGTAGGCGAGTACGGCGTTGAAGCGTTTTGTGTAAGCGAAATGGGTCGGCATGTCAGACACTGGAAAAAGCTCCTGGAAGTACGGTCGGCAATAGAGTCGACTATAGCGGCGTGAACGCGCCTAGCCGCGTTTGCTCAAGGCACGTTTTGGGTTAGCCAATACGATCTCTTCCAAGGCGCTGTAAAGGTCGGGGGCATTTCAGGTGTCCACTTCTGGCCGTTCTCTGCTGGTCATGGTTACGAAGTGTGCTGGTCAAGTCCGATGCAAATGACTGGTCAGGTCGAATGCAAACGGGTGGTCAAGTCAGTGCAATTACCCAGACTTGGCGCTGGTTGATCCGCTGGGGGAAGTTGCGAAAGCTATAGACGTAAAACAAAGTCGCCCAGCAAGCTGGGGTCAACCGCGAACGCCTTTATAAGGTGCTTAAAGGAGGGGCTCAATCCAATATTGAGACTTTCTTTAGCAGCTCGTGAAGTCCATCAGGAACCAACGGCGCTTCATCGGTAAAGCCTGTCCACGGGAGCCACTTCGCAACGAAGGCCGCGCCATCGCTTTCTTGAGCATTCAAGTGCGACACCTCATAGACACTGGCATCTACAAACTTCGCGTCGTAAACCTGCACGATTTCGTGCCCTGGTGTGCCGTTATACGTAAAGATGCTTTCAAGAGTGCCAAGCAAGCGAACATCGGTGATGGGCAAACCGAGTTCTTCATGCACCTCTCGCACAATGGCTTGGGCACTGGTTTCGCCGAATTCGATTCCGCCACCGATCGGACGGAAGAATGGCTTTTCAGTGATGGGGTCGCGAGCTTCGTTGACCAGTATCTTGCCATCGTGATGGAAGATGCAGAGTGCCAGGGCGCGGATGCGATGAGTGGTCATGATGTGAAGTCCATTTACTTTGAAAAATGCCTGTAGCAGCAGTTGGTTGCTACAGGTCAGCGTCCATTCTAGATATCAGAAGTTAGCCGGGGTGTTGGCGCTGATGATTTCAGCCTCATCCTGGCCAATATTGCGGAATTTGTGCGGCAGCGTTGTCGGGAAATAGTAGCCATCGCCAGCATTCAGCACACTAATCTGCCCATCAACCGTCAACTCAACCGTCCCCCGCGTAACCAACCCACACTCCTCCCCTTCCGAGTGCACAATCGGCTCTTCCCCCGAGCTCGCCCCCGGCGCGTACTGCTCACGCAATAAACGCATCTGCCGGCTCGGCACCGAAGCGCCAATCAACAGCAACCGCAACCCATGACGCCCAAGATCGGGCTGTTCATTGGCGCGGAACACGTATTGGTGCTCACGCGGCGGTTGGTCGAAGGTGAAGAAGTCCGCCAAGGACATGGGGATGCCTTCGAGCAGTTTTTTCAGGGAGCTGACGGAGGGACTGACGCGATTCTGTTCGATCAGGGAGATGGTGGCATTGGTGACGCCGCTACGCCGGGCCAGCTCGCGCTGGGAGAGTTTGTAGCTTTCGCGTACTAATTTGAGTCGTGAGCCCGTGTCCATGACAGCCTTATGCGAGAAATACTTAAGGGTTATGGGGGTGGATGGCGGGCGACTTTTGGCCGCGAAAGTACCGCTTCCCTGTCCCGTAATTGTGAAAGGCGGGTATTAAATCACGTTTGATGGTGTTGCTCAGCAGGTTCGATGAATGGGTGGGTGAAAAGGCTGTTTAGGCCGGAAGTCAGGCGGTTCAGCGGTGAAAAGTATAGGTACGACTGCTGTGTGTCAGCCGGTATTGATAGCGACTGGTATGGCGTCATCGCGAGCAAGCTCGGCTCCTACAGGGGTTGCGGTGTGTCAGGTGGCATTGATGGTGGCCGTTATGGCCTCTTCGCGAGCAGGCTCGCTCCCACATTTGATCGGCGGTGTTTGCAGGGTCTGAGCACACCGCCAATCCCCTGTAGGAGCAGAGCTTGCTCGCGAAGGCGGTGTGTCAGGCGGCATTGATGTTGGCTGTGCCGCCGTCTTCGCGAGCAAGCTCTGCTCCTACAGGGATTTGCGTTGGGCTTAGATGCCGAACCGATCGCGCAGCGCGTAATACGCGGCGCCCATGGCGGTGAGTGGGGCCTGGAAGGTGCGGCCACCGATCATGGGCATGTGCGGCAAGGATGCGAAAGCATCGAAGCGTTCGGCGTCGCCGCGGATCATTTCCGAGATCAATTTGCCGGCCAGGTGTGAACAGGTGACGCCGTGGCCGCTGTAGCCTTGCATGTAGTAGGCGTTTTTCTCGATGCGGCCGAATTGCGGCATGCGTGACATGGTCAGCAGGAAGTTGCCGGTCCAGCGGTAGTCGATCTTCACGTCCTTCAGTTGCGGGAAGGTCTTGAGGATTTTCGGCTTGATCAGTTGCTCGATGTCGTCCGGCTCACGCGCACCATACACCACACCGCCGCCATACAGC
This genomic window contains:
- a CDS encoding mannuronate-specific alginate lyase encodes the protein MRQARWAAVGVALILMGPIMQACAQLRPPQGYYAPAVDKKGDTPSCPATPKPYTGDLLIPSKYEGSGKARDQLNAESNKRYKEMSGDINELEKGVNKQVAAYLRQGRAGHVDCTLSWLGEWAKAQALLSTTYTHTGKSMRKWALGSISSAYLRLKFSRSQPLRGREAQTRPIEAWIGKVAEQVVRDWRDQPLDRLNNHQYWAAWSVMAASVVVDRRDLFDWSVAQFRIGASQVNADGYLPNELGRDTRALAYHNYAMGPLMMIASFAQANGVDLREENNGAMRRLAARVEEGIKDPGLFERKTGYKQALEDLNEDGKFAWLEPYCALYDCSAETNRWRQSVEPMKNYRLGGDITQLFADQKE
- a CDS encoding mannose-1-phosphate guanylyltransferase/mannose-6-phosphate isomerase, which encodes MIPVILSGGSGSRLWPLSRKLYPKQFLSLAGEGSLFQQTLQRLAFDGIGKPIVVCNQEHRFLVNEQLAAIGCTPQAILLEPFGRNTAPAVALAALKLIAEGRDELMLVLPADHVISDVPALRATLANAQEEALRGNLVLFGIPATRPETGFGYIKADCGDAGASAFKVEKFIEKPDAQTAAEFVRSGEYFWNSGMFLFRASRYLEELRTHEPDMYENCVLALERSPSSEGVTSIDRATFECCPDNSIDYAVMEHTNRAWVVPLSAGWSDVGCWSSLWDVHDKDGDGNVLKGDVVSYNSRSCYVHGSSKLVTLLGVENLVVIETEDALMVAHRDTVQDVKKLVNALDAQNRSETQNNCAVYRPWGSYHSVDNGIRHQVKHITVKPGAQLSLQMHHHRAEHWIVVSGTAQVTCNDKVFLLTENQSTYLPIASVHRLANPGKIPLEVIEVQTGSYLGEDDIKRLEDVYGRNQEVKS
- a CDS encoding PLD nuclease N-terminal domain-containing protein yields the protein MQTETIWIVLAAVLVLVELWAINKVRKAEGKSSNKLVWMVVIVFVPLFGLIAWALAGPKHTDPNPHSPQARQ
- a CDS encoding fructose-bisphosphate aldolase, with amino-acid sequence MTTQHPPRRFTPMSQFATDYPVLLIDSDAPIRELHNCVSERLNAVLKYLNLMACTSLPDYAENDINTVTNIARIMVQDVSDVFRVIEQRGFDTSKGQ
- a CDS encoding addiction module antidote protein translates to MSETKFNPEDMPILNLDISGTSRHEASRFLDSPEIMAAYIAESMKAGDTALVHALGEVAKAIGVNKVAQQAGVNRESLYKVLKGGTKTRFETIRKLMTAIGLELTVRPMATPAAAPSKPRPAPGKSAARPAAGKPKSKVATKPVPA
- a CDS encoding LysE family translocator — translated: MFPMNTWFAYTAACILLVVSPGPDNLLAIGRGLSQGRMAAFVSGLASGTGILFHVTTASLGLTLLMQTSVVAFWIVKVIGAGYLLWLGIKVLRTRSLINFIPTANQSLRSIFLTGFLSAALNPKPGLFVLAFIPQFVNPQLGSVTLQMLVYGVWFAALTTVGFALMGIFATGLSSHIRQRPRLVNGLNVGAGLTFVVSGLSIAALSQK
- a CDS encoding AraC family transcriptional regulator, translated to MSDMPTHFAYTKRFNAVLAYIDANLEGDLSVKTLSHVANFSAFHFHRQFTAFVGVPVSRYVQLMRLRRAAHRLAALADHSVLDAALGAGFESPEAFCRAFRRAFGMTPSAFRKEPNWQVWNAVFAIPHFSRTIIMQVRIIDFPEVKVAALDHCGPAGLVNESVRTFIEWRMQSGQSPVASSRTFGIPYSNPDTTPPQAFRFAICGEIHEAVAPNEFGVHEIIIPAGRYVVVRHAGSPDHIGETIYPIYRDWLPASGEELRDQPLFFNYLSVHPETPQDQWQTDVYVPLQ
- a CDS encoding NUDIX hydrolase; translated protein: MTTHRIRALALCIFHHDGKILVNEARDPITEKPFFRPIGGGIEFGETSAQAIVREVHEELGLPITDVRLLGTLESIFTYNGTPGHEIVQVYDAKFVDASVYEVSHLNAQESDGAAFVAKWLPWTGFTDEAPLVPDGLHELLKKVSILD
- a CDS encoding cupin domain-containing protein; the protein is MDTGSRLKLVRESYKLSQRELARRSGVTNATISLIEQNRVSPSVSSLKKLLEGIPMSLADFFTFDQPPREHQYVFRANEQPDLGRHGLRLLLIGASVPSRQMRLLREQYAPGASSGEEPIVHSEGEECGLVTRGTVELTVDGQISVLNAGDGYYFPTTLPHKFRNIGQDEAEIISANTPANF